The Rosettibacter firmus genome contains the following window.
CAGACGATCTCATGAAATATATTATAAAAGAAGGTTCAATAGCAGTTGATGGTATTAGTTTAACTGTAGCAGATAAATTTGAAAATACAATCAGTATTTCAATTATTCCACATACATGGCAGCATACAACTTTAAAATTCAAAAAAGAAAATGATCTGGTAAATATTGAAGTTGATTATACAGCCAAGTATATAGAAAATTTTATTAATAATTATTTTTCACAGAAGAGTGATTTAAAAGAATTGCGATTAAAAAACTTAGGTTATTAAAAATGGAAGAATATAACATAGAGACAATCAAAAATGCGATTAAAAGATTTCGCAATGGAGAAATGATTATAGTTGTTGATGATGAAAATCGCGAAAACGAAGGCGACTTAATAATGGCTGCTGAATTTATAACTCCAGAAGCTGTAAACTTCATTACAAAAGAAGCAAGAGGAATTTTGTGTGTTGCAATAACTCCAGAACGTGCACAGGAATTAGAACTTCAAATGATGGTTAAAGAAAATACTTCGTTGCATCAAACTCCTTTTACTGTATCTATCGACTATATTCACGGAACCACAACAGGAACATCTGCTTTCGATAGAGCTAAAACTATAAAAGCAATTACAGATAAAAATGCTAAGCCAGAAGACTTTGCGAAACCAGGACATATTTTCCCGCTGGTGGCAAAAAAAGGTGGAGTATTAAAAAGAGCAGGTCATACAGAAGCTGCCGTTGATTTAGCAAAATTAGCAGGATTATATCCAGCTGGAGTTTTATGTGAAATTTTAGATAGTGATGGAACTATGTGTCGTGGAGAAAATCTCCAGAAGTTTGCTCATAAACATAATTTATGTATAATCACTATTGCAGATTTAATTGAATATAGAAGAAGAAAAGAAAAATTAGTTAGAGAAGTTGTAAGTGTTAATCTCCCTTCTAAATATGGTGAATTCAAACTTCATCTTTACGAAAACATTTTAGATCCATCTGAAAATGCTATTGCACTTGTTAAAGGAAAAATTGATGATGGAGAACCTGTGCTTGTTAGAGTCCACTCAGAATGTTTAACTGGAGATGTATTTGGTTCACTTAGATGTGATTGTGGAGATCAATTAACTACTGCTCTTCAGATGATTGAAAAAGAAGGTAGAGGTGTTCTTCTTTACATGCGACAGGAAGGTAGAGGAATTGGACTTGTTAATAAATTATTCGCATACTCAATGCAAGAAAAAGGGAAAGACACAGTAGAAGCTAACGAAGCACTTGGTTTTAAAGCTGATTTAAGGGACTATGGAATTGGTGCTCAGATCTTAAAAGATCTCGGAATTTCTAAAATTAGATTGCTTACAAATAATCCTAAAAAAATTATTGGTCTTAAAGGTTATGATCTCGAAATAGTTGAAAGAGTACCGATTGAAATTCCACCAAACAAAATCAATATTAAATATCTCAAAACAAAAAAAGAAAAACTTGGTCATTTATTTAATGAAAATACCTTAAAAAATATTTTACCAGAATAAAAAACAATTGGAGGAAAAATGGCTGAAGTAATTCAAGGTTATCTTAATGCTAAAGGAAAAAAGTTTGCAATTGTAGTATCACGATTTAACGAATTAATCTCCAATCAACTTTTAAATGGTGCAGATGATTGTTTAATTCGACACGGTGCAGATGAGAAAGATATAAAAGTATACTGGGTACCTGGTTCATTTGAAATTCCATTAATAGCAAAAAAAATTGCACTCACAAAAAAATTTGATGCAGTGATTTGTCTTGGTGCAGTTATCCGGGGCGATACACCACACTTTGAATATATTGCTGCAGAAGTTTCTAAAGGCATTGCTAATGTAGGTCTGGAAACTGGTATTCCAGTAATCTTTGGAATTATTACTTCTGATAATATGGAACAAGCATTAGAAAGAGCTGGTGTTAAAGCTGGCAATAAAGGCTGGGATGCTGCTCTTACTGCTATTGAAATGAGTGATTTAATTAACAAAATTTAATTACTGGTAGTAATAATCAACTACTTTACTTAATTAAATAAAATTGATACTGGTTGATATAATTCAATACCAGCTATCAGGAATATGGTTTTAGTAAATTTATCTTAAAAAATTCTTATTAACTTAATTACTAATTACCATTATTCGCTAAATATCTTTTAATTTTTTGTGTTGTTGTTTTTTCGAATTCTTTTTCTCTGATATAATACTTTTTGATTTGTTTATAACTTGCTAATTGTTTATTGGCTTTTTCAACTTCTTCAGAAATAATTTTATTAATAAGTTCTTCTGTAATTTGAATTTTCTTGTTCTCTGCGTATTCTATTAATGCTTCGGCATCTACAACAATTTTTGCAG
Protein-coding sequences here:
- a CDS encoding bifunctional 3,4-dihydroxy-2-butanone-4-phosphate synthase/GTP cyclohydrolase II → MEEYNIETIKNAIKRFRNGEMIIVVDDENRENEGDLIMAAEFITPEAVNFITKEARGILCVAITPERAQELELQMMVKENTSLHQTPFTVSIDYIHGTTTGTSAFDRAKTIKAITDKNAKPEDFAKPGHIFPLVAKKGGVLKRAGHTEAAVDLAKLAGLYPAGVLCEILDSDGTMCRGENLQKFAHKHNLCIITIADLIEYRRRKEKLVREVVSVNLPSKYGEFKLHLYENILDPSENAIALVKGKIDDGEPVLVRVHSECLTGDVFGSLRCDCGDQLTTALQMIEKEGRGVLLYMRQEGRGIGLVNKLFAYSMQEKGKDTVEANEALGFKADLRDYGIGAQILKDLGISKIRLLTNNPKKIIGLKGYDLEIVERVPIEIPPNKINIKYLKTKKEKLGHLFNENTLKNILPE
- the ribH gene encoding 6,7-dimethyl-8-ribityllumazine synthase gives rise to the protein MAEVIQGYLNAKGKKFAIVVSRFNELISNQLLNGADDCLIRHGADEKDIKVYWVPGSFEIPLIAKKIALTKKFDAVICLGAVIRGDTPHFEYIAAEVSKGIANVGLETGIPVIFGIITSDNMEQALERAGVKAGNKGWDAALTAIEMSDLINKI